In Penaeus monodon isolate SGIC_2016 chromosome 8, NSTDA_Pmon_1, whole genome shotgun sequence, one DNA window encodes the following:
- the LOC119576219 gene encoding protein enabled-like isoform X2, with protein sequence MHHCHKIRKNRRTIYGEQSVCSARASVMIYDDVNKKWLPSGSSTGLSKVHIYQHTVNNTFRVVGRKLQDHEVVINCAILKGLKYNQATVTFHQWRDNRQVYGLNFSSKDDADAFAHAMLQALEVLNNGGNVRQGPPPPPPAAPPQQVQQQQQPLPQQPPMMTQPQQQSQPQYHNQIYNDEDMGYRYADPHAYNNHYEKTYDRTYDNYHHYHDTRTMTREDVAVMQERRMAGQQNIGAPPPPPPPGHHRTNSAPNAPPAPPGPPAPPGCPPPLPAGGPPPLPSSGPPAPPAPPVGGGPPAPPAPPAPPVGGPPPPPAPPAPPAAAAPPPPPPPPGGLARSQSSSDEPSGLANALASAKLRKTRAPDSESTGSSSSGGSIGRGSGERPGLGGMMTMMDEMAATLARRRAKNKDPPSSPTQSQDPPRSSQKSPGNTSSTNGKTGPESPKPSRKRFGSTSDDGSTPRVNGLGESSSGGGASSGELERLKEEIMDEMRKELDKVKQEIIDAVKMELNRR encoded by the exons ATGCATCATTGCCACAAGATCCGGAAAAATCGTAGGACGATTTATGG CGAGCAGAGCGTGTGCAGCGCGCGGGCATCGGTGATGATATACGATGACGTCAATAAAAAGTGGCTGCCATCGGGCTCGTCGACAGGCCTGTCCAAAGTCCACATATACCAACACACAGTCAACAATACCTTCAGGGTTGTTGGTAGGAAACTACAGGATCATGAG GTTGTGATCAATTGTGCCATACTAAAGGGTCTGAAGTACAACCAAGCAACTGTTACTTTCCACCAGTGGCGAGACAACCGGCAAGTTTATGGTTTGAATTTCTCCAGTAAAGATGATGCAGATGCATTTGCACATGCTATGCTTCAAGCACTTGAG GTGCTCAACAATGGAGGTAATGTACGGCAAGggcccccaccacctcccccagcAGCTCCTCCTCAGCAGgtgcagcaacagcagcagccgTTGCCACAACAGCCACCCATGATGACTCAGCCTCAGCAACAGTCTCAGCCCCAGTACCACAACCAGATCTACAACGACGAGGACATGGGGTACAGGTATGCTGATCCCCATGCCTACAACAACCACTACGAGAAAACCTACGACAGGACCTACGacaactatcaccattatcatgatacGCG GACGATGACGCGAGAAGATGTAGCAGTGATGCAAGAGCGTCGCATGGCTGGCCAACAGAACATTGGagcacctccaccacctccacctcctggtCATCATCGCACCAACTCAGCCCCCAATGCACCCCCAGCACCTCCAGGACCTCCAGCACCCCCTGGTTGTCCTCCACCACTTCCAGCTGgtggtcctcctcctcttccctcaagcGGACCTCCTGCACCTCCAGCACCACCAGTGGGAGGTGGTCCTCCAGCACCACCTGCACCCCCTGCTCCACCTGTTGgtggacctcctcctcctccagctcctcctgcTCCACCAGCTGCTGCtgccccaccacctccaccccctccacctggTGGATTAGCAAGATCTCAATCATCATCAGATGAACCAAGTGGGTTAGCTAATGCTTTAGCTAGTGCCAAACTACGTAAGACTCGTGCCCCAGACAGTGAGAGTACTGGCTCCAGCAGCTCTGGTGGCAGCATTGGGCGTGGCTCAGGGGAACGGCCAGGATTAGGTGGTATGATGACTATGATGGATGAAATGGCTGCCACACTTGCACGACGCAGGGCCAAGAACAAGgaccctccttcatctcccacaCAGTCACAG GACCCACCAAGATCGTCACAAAAGAGTCCTGGGAACACTTCTTCAACAAATGGAAAGACTGGACCTGAATCACCCAAACCTTCGCGAAAGAGGTTTGGCTCCACCTCAGATGACGGCAGCACCCCCAGAGTCAATGGCCTTGGAGAATCATCCAGCGGTGGGGGAGCATCATCAGGAGAGCTGGAGAGACTTAAAGAAGAGATAATGGATGAAATGAGGAAGGAACTAgataaagtaaaacaagaaataattGATG
- the LOC119576219 gene encoding protein enabled homolog isoform X5, with protein MHHCHKIRKNRRTIYGEQSVCSARASVMIYDDVNKKWLPSGSSTGLSKVHIYQHTVNNTFRVVGRKLQDHEVVINCAILKGLKYNQATVTFHQWRDNRQVYGLNFSSKDDADAFAHAMLQALEVLNNGGNVRQGPPPPPPAAPPQQVQQQQQPLPQQPPMMTQPQQQSQPQYHNQIYNDEDMGYRTMTREDVAVMQERRMAGQQNIGAPPPPPPPGHHRTNSAPNAPPAPPGPPAPPGCPPPLPAGGPPPLPSSGPPAPPAPPVGGGPPAPPAPPAPPVGGPPPPPAPPAPPAAAAPPPPPPPPGGLARSQSSSDEPSGLANALASAKLRKTRAPDSESTGSSSSGGSIGRGSGERPGLGGMMTMMDEMAATLARRRAKNKDPPSSPTQSQDPPRSSQKSPGNTSSTNGKTGPESPKPSRKRFGSTSDDGSTPRVNGLGESSSGGGASSGELERLKEEIMDEMRKELDKVKQEIIDAVKMELNRR; from the exons ATGCATCATTGCCACAAGATCCGGAAAAATCGTAGGACGATTTATGG CGAGCAGAGCGTGTGCAGCGCGCGGGCATCGGTGATGATATACGATGACGTCAATAAAAAGTGGCTGCCATCGGGCTCGTCGACAGGCCTGTCCAAAGTCCACATATACCAACACACAGTCAACAATACCTTCAGGGTTGTTGGTAGGAAACTACAGGATCATGAG GTTGTGATCAATTGTGCCATACTAAAGGGTCTGAAGTACAACCAAGCAACTGTTACTTTCCACCAGTGGCGAGACAACCGGCAAGTTTATGGTTTGAATTTCTCCAGTAAAGATGATGCAGATGCATTTGCACATGCTATGCTTCAAGCACTTGAG GTGCTCAACAATGGAGGTAATGTACGGCAAGggcccccaccacctcccccagcAGCTCCTCCTCAGCAGgtgcagcaacagcagcagccgTTGCCACAACAGCCACCCATGATGACTCAGCCTCAGCAACAGTCTCAGCCCCAGTACCACAACCAGATCTACAACGACGAGGACATGGGGTACAG GACGATGACGCGAGAAGATGTAGCAGTGATGCAAGAGCGTCGCATGGCTGGCCAACAGAACATTGGagcacctccaccacctccacctcctggtCATCATCGCACCAACTCAGCCCCCAATGCACCCCCAGCACCTCCAGGACCTCCAGCACCCCCTGGTTGTCCTCCACCACTTCCAGCTGgtggtcctcctcctcttccctcaagcGGACCTCCTGCACCTCCAGCACCACCAGTGGGAGGTGGTCCTCCAGCACCACCTGCACCCCCTGCTCCACCTGTTGgtggacctcctcctcctccagctcctcctgcTCCACCAGCTGCTGCtgccccaccacctccaccccctccacctggTGGATTAGCAAGATCTCAATCATCATCAGATGAACCAAGTGGGTTAGCTAATGCTTTAGCTAGTGCCAAACTACGTAAGACTCGTGCCCCAGACAGTGAGAGTACTGGCTCCAGCAGCTCTGGTGGCAGCATTGGGCGTGGCTCAGGGGAACGGCCAGGATTAGGTGGTATGATGACTATGATGGATGAAATGGCTGCCACACTTGCACGACGCAGGGCCAAGAACAAGgaccctccttcatctcccacaCAGTCACAG GACCCACCAAGATCGTCACAAAAGAGTCCTGGGAACACTTCTTCAACAAATGGAAAGACTGGACCTGAATCACCCAAACCTTCGCGAAAGAGGTTTGGCTCCACCTCAGATGACGGCAGCACCCCCAGAGTCAATGGCCTTGGAGAATCATCCAGCGGTGGGGGAGCATCATCAGGAGAGCTGGAGAGACTTAAAGAAGAGATAATGGATGAAATGAGGAAGGAACTAgataaagtaaaacaagaaataattGATG
- the LOC119576219 gene encoding protein enabled-like isoform X1 translates to MWITNNCSCSGLLSMLVLSEQSVCSARASVMIYDDVNKKWLPSGSSTGLSKVHIYQHTVNNTFRVVGRKLQDHEVVINCAILKGLKYNQATVTFHQWRDNRQVYGLNFSSKDDADAFAHAMLQALEVLNNGGNVRQGPPPPPPAAPPQQVQQQQQPLPQQPPMMTQPQQQSQPQYHNQIYNDEDMGYRYADPHAYNNHYEKTYDRTYDNYHHYHDTRTMTREDVAVMQERRMAGQQNIGAPPPPPPPGHHRTNSAPNAPPAPPGPPAPPGCPPPLPAGGPPPLPSSGPPAPPAPPVGGGPPAPPAPPAPPVGGPPPPPAPPAPPAAAAPPPPPPPPGGLARSQSSSDEPSGLANALASAKLRKTRAPDSESTGSSSSGGSIGRGSGERPGLGGMMTMMDEMAATLARRRAKNKDPPSSPTQSQDPPRSSQKSPGNTSSTNGKTGPESPKPSRKRFGSTSDDGSTPRVNGLGESSSGGGASSGELERLKEEIMDEMRKELDKVKQEIIDAVKMELNRR, encoded by the exons ATGTGGATCACCAACAACTGTTCATGTTCGGGGTTGTTGTCGATGCTGGTGCTGAG CGAGCAGAGCGTGTGCAGCGCGCGGGCATCGGTGATGATATACGATGACGTCAATAAAAAGTGGCTGCCATCGGGCTCGTCGACAGGCCTGTCCAAAGTCCACATATACCAACACACAGTCAACAATACCTTCAGGGTTGTTGGTAGGAAACTACAGGATCATGAG GTTGTGATCAATTGTGCCATACTAAAGGGTCTGAAGTACAACCAAGCAACTGTTACTTTCCACCAGTGGCGAGACAACCGGCAAGTTTATGGTTTGAATTTCTCCAGTAAAGATGATGCAGATGCATTTGCACATGCTATGCTTCAAGCACTTGAG GTGCTCAACAATGGAGGTAATGTACGGCAAGggcccccaccacctcccccagcAGCTCCTCCTCAGCAGgtgcagcaacagcagcagccgTTGCCACAACAGCCACCCATGATGACTCAGCCTCAGCAACAGTCTCAGCCCCAGTACCACAACCAGATCTACAACGACGAGGACATGGGGTACAGGTATGCTGATCCCCATGCCTACAACAACCACTACGAGAAAACCTACGACAGGACCTACGacaactatcaccattatcatgatacGCG GACGATGACGCGAGAAGATGTAGCAGTGATGCAAGAGCGTCGCATGGCTGGCCAACAGAACATTGGagcacctccaccacctccacctcctggtCATCATCGCACCAACTCAGCCCCCAATGCACCCCCAGCACCTCCAGGACCTCCAGCACCCCCTGGTTGTCCTCCACCACTTCCAGCTGgtggtcctcctcctcttccctcaagcGGACCTCCTGCACCTCCAGCACCACCAGTGGGAGGTGGTCCTCCAGCACCACCTGCACCCCCTGCTCCACCTGTTGgtggacctcctcctcctccagctcctcctgcTCCACCAGCTGCTGCtgccccaccacctccaccccctccacctggTGGATTAGCAAGATCTCAATCATCATCAGATGAACCAAGTGGGTTAGCTAATGCTTTAGCTAGTGCCAAACTACGTAAGACTCGTGCCCCAGACAGTGAGAGTACTGGCTCCAGCAGCTCTGGTGGCAGCATTGGGCGTGGCTCAGGGGAACGGCCAGGATTAGGTGGTATGATGACTATGATGGATGAAATGGCTGCCACACTTGCACGACGCAGGGCCAAGAACAAGgaccctccttcatctcccacaCAGTCACAG GACCCACCAAGATCGTCACAAAAGAGTCCTGGGAACACTTCTTCAACAAATGGAAAGACTGGACCTGAATCACCCAAACCTTCGCGAAAGAGGTTTGGCTCCACCTCAGATGACGGCAGCACCCCCAGAGTCAATGGCCTTGGAGAATCATCCAGCGGTGGGGGAGCATCATCAGGAGAGCTGGAGAGACTTAAAGAAGAGATAATGGATGAAATGAGGAAGGAACTAgataaagtaaaacaagaaataattGATG
- the LOC119576219 gene encoding protein enabled homolog isoform X6 translates to MESGEQSVCSARASVMIYDDVNKKWLPSGSSTGLSKVHIYQHTVNNTFRVVGRKLQDHEVVINCAILKGLKYNQATVTFHQWRDNRQVYGLNFSSKDDADAFAHAMLQALEVLNNGGNVRQGPPPPPPAAPPQQVQQQQQPLPQQPPMMTQPQQQSQPQYHNQIYNDEDMGYRTMTREDVAVMQERRMAGQQNIGAPPPPPPPGHHRTNSAPNAPPAPPGPPAPPGCPPPLPAGGPPPLPSSGPPAPPAPPVGGGPPAPPAPPAPPVGGPPPPPAPPAPPAAAAPPPPPPPPGGLARSQSSSDEPSGLANALASAKLRKTRAPDSESTGSSSSGGSIGRGSGERPGLGGMMTMMDEMAATLARRRAKNKDPPSSPTQSQDPPRSSQKSPGNTSSTNGKTGPESPKPSRKRFGSTSDDGSTPRVNGLGESSSGGGASSGELERLKEEIMDEMRKELDKVKQEIIDAVKMELNRR, encoded by the exons CGAGCAGAGCGTGTGCAGCGCGCGGGCATCGGTGATGATATACGATGACGTCAATAAAAAGTGGCTGCCATCGGGCTCGTCGACAGGCCTGTCCAAAGTCCACATATACCAACACACAGTCAACAATACCTTCAGGGTTGTTGGTAGGAAACTACAGGATCATGAG GTTGTGATCAATTGTGCCATACTAAAGGGTCTGAAGTACAACCAAGCAACTGTTACTTTCCACCAGTGGCGAGACAACCGGCAAGTTTATGGTTTGAATTTCTCCAGTAAAGATGATGCAGATGCATTTGCACATGCTATGCTTCAAGCACTTGAG GTGCTCAACAATGGAGGTAATGTACGGCAAGggcccccaccacctcccccagcAGCTCCTCCTCAGCAGgtgcagcaacagcagcagccgTTGCCACAACAGCCACCCATGATGACTCAGCCTCAGCAACAGTCTCAGCCCCAGTACCACAACCAGATCTACAACGACGAGGACATGGGGTACAG GACGATGACGCGAGAAGATGTAGCAGTGATGCAAGAGCGTCGCATGGCTGGCCAACAGAACATTGGagcacctccaccacctccacctcctggtCATCATCGCACCAACTCAGCCCCCAATGCACCCCCAGCACCTCCAGGACCTCCAGCACCCCCTGGTTGTCCTCCACCACTTCCAGCTGgtggtcctcctcctcttccctcaagcGGACCTCCTGCACCTCCAGCACCACCAGTGGGAGGTGGTCCTCCAGCACCACCTGCACCCCCTGCTCCACCTGTTGgtggacctcctcctcctccagctcctcctgcTCCACCAGCTGCTGCtgccccaccacctccaccccctccacctggTGGATTAGCAAGATCTCAATCATCATCAGATGAACCAAGTGGGTTAGCTAATGCTTTAGCTAGTGCCAAACTACGTAAGACTCGTGCCCCAGACAGTGAGAGTACTGGCTCCAGCAGCTCTGGTGGCAGCATTGGGCGTGGCTCAGGGGAACGGCCAGGATTAGGTGGTATGATGACTATGATGGATGAAATGGCTGCCACACTTGCACGACGCAGGGCCAAGAACAAGgaccctccttcatctcccacaCAGTCACAG GACCCACCAAGATCGTCACAAAAGAGTCCTGGGAACACTTCTTCAACAAATGGAAAGACTGGACCTGAATCACCCAAACCTTCGCGAAAGAGGTTTGGCTCCACCTCAGATGACGGCAGCACCCCCAGAGTCAATGGCCTTGGAGAATCATCCAGCGGTGGGGGAGCATCATCAGGAGAGCTGGAGAGACTTAAAGAAGAGATAATGGATGAAATGAGGAAGGAACTAgataaagtaaaacaagaaataattGATG
- the LOC119576219 gene encoding protein enabled homolog isoform X4, producing the protein MWITNNCSCSGLLSMLVLSEQSVCSARASVMIYDDVNKKWLPSGSSTGLSKVHIYQHTVNNTFRVVGRKLQDHEVVINCAILKGLKYNQATVTFHQWRDNRQVYGLNFSSKDDADAFAHAMLQALEVLNNGGNVRQGPPPPPPAAPPQQVQQQQQPLPQQPPMMTQPQQQSQPQYHNQIYNDEDMGYRTMTREDVAVMQERRMAGQQNIGAPPPPPPPGHHRTNSAPNAPPAPPGPPAPPGCPPPLPAGGPPPLPSSGPPAPPAPPVGGGPPAPPAPPAPPVGGPPPPPAPPAPPAAAAPPPPPPPPGGLARSQSSSDEPSGLANALASAKLRKTRAPDSESTGSSSSGGSIGRGSGERPGLGGMMTMMDEMAATLARRRAKNKDPPSSPTQSQDPPRSSQKSPGNTSSTNGKTGPESPKPSRKRFGSTSDDGSTPRVNGLGESSSGGGASSGELERLKEEIMDEMRKELDKVKQEIIDAVKMELNRR; encoded by the exons ATGTGGATCACCAACAACTGTTCATGTTCGGGGTTGTTGTCGATGCTGGTGCTGAG CGAGCAGAGCGTGTGCAGCGCGCGGGCATCGGTGATGATATACGATGACGTCAATAAAAAGTGGCTGCCATCGGGCTCGTCGACAGGCCTGTCCAAAGTCCACATATACCAACACACAGTCAACAATACCTTCAGGGTTGTTGGTAGGAAACTACAGGATCATGAG GTTGTGATCAATTGTGCCATACTAAAGGGTCTGAAGTACAACCAAGCAACTGTTACTTTCCACCAGTGGCGAGACAACCGGCAAGTTTATGGTTTGAATTTCTCCAGTAAAGATGATGCAGATGCATTTGCACATGCTATGCTTCAAGCACTTGAG GTGCTCAACAATGGAGGTAATGTACGGCAAGggcccccaccacctcccccagcAGCTCCTCCTCAGCAGgtgcagcaacagcagcagccgTTGCCACAACAGCCACCCATGATGACTCAGCCTCAGCAACAGTCTCAGCCCCAGTACCACAACCAGATCTACAACGACGAGGACATGGGGTACAG GACGATGACGCGAGAAGATGTAGCAGTGATGCAAGAGCGTCGCATGGCTGGCCAACAGAACATTGGagcacctccaccacctccacctcctggtCATCATCGCACCAACTCAGCCCCCAATGCACCCCCAGCACCTCCAGGACCTCCAGCACCCCCTGGTTGTCCTCCACCACTTCCAGCTGgtggtcctcctcctcttccctcaagcGGACCTCCTGCACCTCCAGCACCACCAGTGGGAGGTGGTCCTCCAGCACCACCTGCACCCCCTGCTCCACCTGTTGgtggacctcctcctcctccagctcctcctgcTCCACCAGCTGCTGCtgccccaccacctccaccccctccacctggTGGATTAGCAAGATCTCAATCATCATCAGATGAACCAAGTGGGTTAGCTAATGCTTTAGCTAGTGCCAAACTACGTAAGACTCGTGCCCCAGACAGTGAGAGTACTGGCTCCAGCAGCTCTGGTGGCAGCATTGGGCGTGGCTCAGGGGAACGGCCAGGATTAGGTGGTATGATGACTATGATGGATGAAATGGCTGCCACACTTGCACGACGCAGGGCCAAGAACAAGgaccctccttcatctcccacaCAGTCACAG GACCCACCAAGATCGTCACAAAAGAGTCCTGGGAACACTTCTTCAACAAATGGAAAGACTGGACCTGAATCACCCAAACCTTCGCGAAAGAGGTTTGGCTCCACCTCAGATGACGGCAGCACCCCCAGAGTCAATGGCCTTGGAGAATCATCCAGCGGTGGGGGAGCATCATCAGGAGAGCTGGAGAGACTTAAAGAAGAGATAATGGATGAAATGAGGAAGGAACTAgataaagtaaaacaagaaataattGATG
- the LOC119576219 gene encoding protein enabled-like isoform X3 — MESGEQSVCSARASVMIYDDVNKKWLPSGSSTGLSKVHIYQHTVNNTFRVVGRKLQDHEVVINCAILKGLKYNQATVTFHQWRDNRQVYGLNFSSKDDADAFAHAMLQALEVLNNGGNVRQGPPPPPPAAPPQQVQQQQQPLPQQPPMMTQPQQQSQPQYHNQIYNDEDMGYRYADPHAYNNHYEKTYDRTYDNYHHYHDTRTMTREDVAVMQERRMAGQQNIGAPPPPPPPGHHRTNSAPNAPPAPPGPPAPPGCPPPLPAGGPPPLPSSGPPAPPAPPVGGGPPAPPAPPAPPVGGPPPPPAPPAPPAAAAPPPPPPPPGGLARSQSSSDEPSGLANALASAKLRKTRAPDSESTGSSSSGGSIGRGSGERPGLGGMMTMMDEMAATLARRRAKNKDPPSSPTQSQDPPRSSQKSPGNTSSTNGKTGPESPKPSRKRFGSTSDDGSTPRVNGLGESSSGGGASSGELERLKEEIMDEMRKELDKVKQEIIDAVKMELNRR, encoded by the exons CGAGCAGAGCGTGTGCAGCGCGCGGGCATCGGTGATGATATACGATGACGTCAATAAAAAGTGGCTGCCATCGGGCTCGTCGACAGGCCTGTCCAAAGTCCACATATACCAACACACAGTCAACAATACCTTCAGGGTTGTTGGTAGGAAACTACAGGATCATGAG GTTGTGATCAATTGTGCCATACTAAAGGGTCTGAAGTACAACCAAGCAACTGTTACTTTCCACCAGTGGCGAGACAACCGGCAAGTTTATGGTTTGAATTTCTCCAGTAAAGATGATGCAGATGCATTTGCACATGCTATGCTTCAAGCACTTGAG GTGCTCAACAATGGAGGTAATGTACGGCAAGggcccccaccacctcccccagcAGCTCCTCCTCAGCAGgtgcagcaacagcagcagccgTTGCCACAACAGCCACCCATGATGACTCAGCCTCAGCAACAGTCTCAGCCCCAGTACCACAACCAGATCTACAACGACGAGGACATGGGGTACAGGTATGCTGATCCCCATGCCTACAACAACCACTACGAGAAAACCTACGACAGGACCTACGacaactatcaccattatcatgatacGCG GACGATGACGCGAGAAGATGTAGCAGTGATGCAAGAGCGTCGCATGGCTGGCCAACAGAACATTGGagcacctccaccacctccacctcctggtCATCATCGCACCAACTCAGCCCCCAATGCACCCCCAGCACCTCCAGGACCTCCAGCACCCCCTGGTTGTCCTCCACCACTTCCAGCTGgtggtcctcctcctcttccctcaagcGGACCTCCTGCACCTCCAGCACCACCAGTGGGAGGTGGTCCTCCAGCACCACCTGCACCCCCTGCTCCACCTGTTGgtggacctcctcctcctccagctcctcctgcTCCACCAGCTGCTGCtgccccaccacctccaccccctccacctggTGGATTAGCAAGATCTCAATCATCATCAGATGAACCAAGTGGGTTAGCTAATGCTTTAGCTAGTGCCAAACTACGTAAGACTCGTGCCCCAGACAGTGAGAGTACTGGCTCCAGCAGCTCTGGTGGCAGCATTGGGCGTGGCTCAGGGGAACGGCCAGGATTAGGTGGTATGATGACTATGATGGATGAAATGGCTGCCACACTTGCACGACGCAGGGCCAAGAACAAGgaccctccttcatctcccacaCAGTCACAG GACCCACCAAGATCGTCACAAAAGAGTCCTGGGAACACTTCTTCAACAAATGGAAAGACTGGACCTGAATCACCCAAACCTTCGCGAAAGAGGTTTGGCTCCACCTCAGATGACGGCAGCACCCCCAGAGTCAATGGCCTTGGAGAATCATCCAGCGGTGGGGGAGCATCATCAGGAGAGCTGGAGAGACTTAAAGAAGAGATAATGGATGAAATGAGGAAGGAACTAgataaagtaaaacaagaaataattGATG